From one Nocardioides scoriae genomic stretch:
- a CDS encoding HU family DNA-binding protein has translation MNKSQLIDTLAASFEGNRKAAAHALDSVLDTITREVAKGEKVAITGFGSFERKVRQSRWVRNPATGDRMKSTTKAVPAFKPGAQLRDVVSGAKKLPALTLAVVEAAAPGVAQPAIKRTAAAARRVTGTEAAEPAPVEAAPASKAPARKTPAKKTTAKQTPAKKTTAKQTPAKKTTAKQTPAKKSTAEKSTAKKSAARTPATRATAAKTTAAKTTATKAPAKKSAKKSAATKSS, from the coding sequence CACCCTCGCGGCGAGCTTCGAGGGCAACCGCAAGGCGGCCGCCCACGCGCTCGACTCGGTGCTCGACACCATCACCCGCGAGGTCGCCAAGGGCGAGAAGGTCGCGATCACGGGCTTCGGGTCGTTCGAGCGCAAGGTCCGCCAGTCGCGCTGGGTCCGCAACCCCGCCACCGGCGACCGCATGAAGTCCACGACCAAGGCGGTGCCGGCCTTCAAGCCCGGTGCCCAGCTGCGCGACGTGGTCTCCGGTGCCAAGAAGCTGCCCGCGCTCACCCTGGCGGTCGTCGAGGCGGCCGCTCCCGGCGTCGCCCAGCCCGCCATCAAGCGCACCGCCGCCGCGGCCCGCCGGGTGACCGGGACCGAGGCGGCGGAGCCGGCACCCGTGGAGGCAGCCCCCGCCAGCAAGGCCCCCGCCCGGAAGACCCCGGCCAAGAAGACCACCGCCAAGCAGACCCCCGCCAAGAAGACCACCGCCAAGCAGACCCCCGCCAAGAAGACCACCGCCAAGCAGACCCCGGCCAAGAAGTCCACCGCCGAGAAGTCCACCGCCAAGAAGTCCGCCGCCAGGACCCCTGCCACGAGGGCCACTGCGGCGAAGACCACCGCGGCGAAGACCACCGCCACGAAGGCCCCGGCGAAGAAGAGCGCGAAGAAGAGCGCGGCGACGAAGAGCTCCTGA
- the cofC gene encoding 2-phospho-L-lactate guanylyltransferase — MSSFVLLLPVKTLALAKSRLAPRPHRDRLMRAFALDALHAAGASEAVAQVYAVTAEAGFGPSLPDLGEGDLNAALRHAALEARLRHPGCGVAAMCADLPALAGSDLTAALRAGMTPRWYVADAEGTGTTLLAAGPGVDLDPHFGVDSAGRHERSGATPVRAELTTLRCDVDTPADLDAAIALGVGAATRATLASAAPD; from the coding sequence ATGTCGTCCTTCGTGCTGCTGCTCCCGGTGAAGACGCTGGCCCTGGCCAAGAGCCGGCTGGCCCCGCGTCCCCACCGCGACCGCCTGATGCGCGCCTTCGCGCTCGACGCCCTGCACGCCGCCGGCGCGAGCGAGGCGGTCGCGCAGGTGTACGCCGTGACCGCCGAGGCCGGCTTCGGCCCGAGCCTGCCCGACCTCGGCGAGGGCGACCTCAACGCCGCCCTGCGGCACGCGGCGCTCGAGGCGAGGCTGCGCCACCCCGGCTGCGGCGTCGCCGCCATGTGTGCCGACCTGCCGGCGCTCGCGGGGTCCGACCTGACCGCCGCCCTGCGGGCCGGCATGACCCCGCGGTGGTACGTCGCCGACGCCGAGGGCACCGGCACGACCCTGCTGGCCGCCGGCCCCGGCGTCGACCTCGACCCCCACTTCGGCGTCGACTCGGCGGGGCGTCACGAGCGCTCCGGCGCCACCCCGGTCCGGGCCGAGCTCACGACGCTGCGCTGCGACGTCGACACCCCGGCCGACCTCGACGCCGCGATCGCCCTCGGCGTGGGCGCCGCGACCCGCGCGACGCTGGCGTCGGCCGCGCCGGACTAG
- a CDS encoding lysophospholipid acyltransferase family protein, protein MSKVRELQQRRGWAWTVVVGIVKPTLLALTKRDWRHGEKVPATGGCVVVVNHISHLDPMTLGHFLYDHGRLVRYLTKDALFRTPVVRHVVRDAGQIPVRRQTEGAATAFAAAVDAVRAGECVGVYPEGSITKDPEGWPMRGKTGSARIALATGAPVVPIGQWGAQEVLPAYSARPHLFPRRTTHYLVGDPVDLSDLADQPLTPELLREGTDRIMAAITALVEELRGERAPAVRFDPRSSGINEIGNPHQQKREHG, encoded by the coding sequence GTGTCCAAGGTGCGCGAGCTGCAGCAGCGGCGGGGCTGGGCGTGGACCGTGGTCGTGGGCATCGTCAAGCCCACGCTGCTGGCCCTCACCAAGCGCGACTGGCGCCACGGCGAGAAGGTGCCGGCGACCGGTGGCTGCGTCGTGGTGGTGAACCACATCTCCCACCTCGACCCGATGACGCTGGGCCACTTCCTCTACGACCACGGCCGGCTGGTGCGCTACCTGACCAAGGACGCGCTGTTCCGCACGCCCGTGGTCAGGCACGTCGTGCGCGACGCGGGCCAGATCCCCGTGCGCCGCCAGACCGAGGGCGCGGCCACCGCGTTCGCGGCCGCCGTCGACGCGGTCCGGGCGGGGGAGTGCGTGGGCGTCTACCCCGAGGGCAGCATCACCAAGGACCCCGAGGGCTGGCCGATGCGGGGCAAGACCGGGTCGGCCCGGATCGCCCTGGCCACCGGTGCCCCCGTGGTCCCCATCGGCCAGTGGGGCGCCCAGGAGGTGCTGCCGGCGTACTCCGCGCGCCCGCACCTGTTCCCGCGCCGCACCACCCACTACCTGGTGGGCGACCCGGTCGACCTGTCCGACCTCGCCGACCAGCCGCTCACGCCCGAGCTGCTGCGCGAGGGCACCGACCGGATCATGGCCGCCATCACGGCACTGGTGGAGGAGCTGCGGGGCGAGCGGGCCCCCGCCGTACGCTTCGACCCCAGATCGTCGGGGATCAACGAGATCGGCAACCCCCACCAGCAGAAGCGGGAGCACGGATGA
- a CDS encoding NAD(P)H-dependent glycerol-3-phosphate dehydrogenase yields MTKVAVFGAGSWGTAFSLVLADAGNEVTIWGRRPEVAAAINERHENTEYFPGIELPAGVRATTDPAEAARGAEFAVLSVPSQTLRENLTHWVDVLPDDVVLISLMKGVELGTTKRMSEVIAEVTGIGPDRIAVVSGPNLAREIALREPAASVVACTEEKVAHRVQELCHTPSFRPYRSTDVLGCELGGAYKNVIAVCVGMAVGLGFGDNTTASLITRGLAETARLAQRLGADPLTLMGLAGLGDLVATCSSPLSRNRTFGEKLGQGMTTEEIVASTRQVAEGAKSCASIYDLAAAHGVDAPVAEHVDAVVRGEISAREMMYAFIARDTKHEKD; encoded by the coding sequence ATGACCAAGGTGGCAGTCTTCGGCGCCGGATCCTGGGGCACGGCGTTCAGCCTGGTCCTGGCCGACGCCGGCAACGAGGTCACCATCTGGGGGCGCCGGCCCGAGGTCGCGGCGGCGATCAACGAACGCCACGAGAACACCGAGTACTTCCCCGGCATCGAGCTGCCGGCGGGCGTCCGGGCCACCACCGACCCGGCCGAGGCCGCGCGCGGGGCGGAGTTCGCGGTGCTGTCGGTGCCCTCCCAGACGCTGCGGGAGAACCTCACCCACTGGGTCGACGTGCTGCCCGACGACGTCGTGCTGATCTCCTTGATGAAGGGCGTCGAGCTCGGCACCACCAAGCGGATGAGCGAGGTGATCGCCGAGGTCACCGGCATCGGTCCCGACCGGATCGCGGTGGTCAGCGGCCCCAACCTGGCCCGCGAGATCGCGCTGCGCGAGCCCGCGGCCAGCGTCGTGGCCTGCACCGAGGAGAAGGTCGCCCACCGCGTCCAGGAGCTGTGCCACACGCCGTCCTTCCGGCCCTACCGCAGCACCGACGTGTTGGGCTGCGAGCTCGGCGGGGCCTACAAGAACGTGATCGCGGTGTGCGTGGGGATGGCGGTCGGGCTCGGCTTCGGCGACAACACCACGGCCTCGCTCATCACCCGCGGCCTGGCCGAGACCGCCCGGCTGGCCCAGCGGCTCGGCGCCGACCCGCTCACCCTCATGGGCCTGGCCGGGCTCGGCGACCTGGTCGCGACCTGCTCCTCGCCGCTCTCGCGCAACCGCACGTTCGGCGAGAAGCTCGGGCAGGGGATGACGACCGAGGAGATCGTGGCCTCCACGCGGCAGGTCGCCGAGGGCGCCAAGTCGTGCGCCTCGATCTACGACCTCGCCGCCGCCCACGGGGTCGACGCCCCGGTCGCGGAGCACGTCGACGCCGTCGTGCGGGGCGAGATCAGCGCGCGCGAGATGATGTACGCCTTCATCGCGCGCGACACCAAGCACGAGAAGGACTGA